In Oceanobacillus sp. FSL K6-2867, one DNA window encodes the following:
- a CDS encoding SDR family oxidoreductase, with translation MDMEQKNGTQTPPAQIQHKQPGIEAKMKPEPAYIRNNYKGSDKLKDKVAIITGGDSGIGRSASVHFAREGASVAIIYLDEHEDANDTKRLVENEGQKCILISGDIGNQSFCEAAVTEVLDTFGKIDILVNNAAEQHIQNSIMGITSEQLEKTFRTNIFSMFYLTKAVLPNLKAGSSIINTSSVTAYKGNVDLIDYSATKGAITSFTRSLSGSLVDKGIRVNGIAPGPIWTPLIPASFTEEKVSNFGADTPMKRPGQPQELGPAYVYLASEDASYITGQMIHINGGTILNG, from the coding sequence ATGGATATGGAACAAAAAAACGGAACACAAACACCACCTGCACAAATACAGCATAAACAGCCAGGAATAGAAGCAAAAATGAAACCAGAGCCAGCATATATTCGAAATAATTACAAAGGCAGTGATAAATTAAAGGATAAGGTTGCCATTATTACTGGCGGAGACAGTGGTATTGGAAGATCTGCAAGTGTCCACTTTGCAAGGGAAGGTGCATCTGTCGCTATTATCTATCTGGATGAACATGAGGATGCGAATGATACAAAAAGACTGGTTGAAAATGAAGGTCAGAAATGCATTTTAATTAGCGGCGATATTGGAAATCAATCCTTTTGTGAGGCCGCTGTTACAGAGGTTTTAGATACATTCGGAAAAATTGATATATTAGTAAATAATGCTGCTGAACAGCACATACAAAACAGCATCATGGGTATTACGAGTGAACAGCTGGAAAAAACATTCCGCACAAATATTTTCAGTATGTTTTATTTGACAAAAGCTGTATTACCGAACCTGAAAGCAGGCAGCAGCATTATTAATACATCCTCCGTTACTGCATACAAAGGGAATGTAGATTTAATTGATTATTCGGCTACAAAGGGAGCAATTACTTCCTTTACCCGTTCACTTTCCGGATCTCTTGTAGATAAAGGCATTCGGGTAAATGGTATTGCGCCGGGACCAATTTGGACACCATTAATCCCAGCATCTTTTACAGAGGAAAAAGTAAGTAATTTCGGTGCAGATACACCAATGAAACGCCCTGGGCAGCCGCAGGAATTAGGACCAGCATATGTCTATCTGGCAAGTGAAGATGCA